The DNA region GAAAACCGATCAGTAATTGTAAATTTACTAGAGCCTGTTGGGTTTACTGTTGTAGAAGCTAGTCAGGGTGAGGAAGCATGGGAACAGGCTCTAGTCTACAAACCGGACATGATTATCACTGATCTAGTGATGCCTGTATTGAATGGATTTGAGTTGATCGAACGTTTGCGCCAGTCTGGGCCATTTAAAGAGATTGCTGTTATCGCTTCGTCAGCCAGCGTATTTGCTATCGACCAGCACAAGAGTATTGATATCGGTGCAGATGCATTTCTACCAAAGCCTATAGAAGCTGAAACTCTGCTGGAAATACTACGACAATTTTTGCAACTGGAATGGATTTTTAACGTTAAGGTAGACGCAATAAAAAAAAACTTATACAGGTGGTTTAAATCAATCAAATGAGATGATTTATCCTGCTAAAGAGGTTTTACAAGAGTTACTTGATCTGACACAAGACGGCGATATTCAAAAAGTTTTAGAACTTGCTGAAAAACTTTTTGCATCTGATAAGCAGTTAAGCATTTTTACCCAGCATATTGTCCAACTTGCTAGTAATTTCCAACTCAAACGTCTGGAAACTTTTATTGTAAGTATTCAAGAGTCAGAATAAATGAGACAATCTGCAAAAATATTTCAATATTTCATGGTTTAGCAGAAAGCGCATCAGTTCGTTTTATTACTATACCAATTTCCTAATCAATAGCTTCAGTAAGTTAATAAATTACTAATTTACTATAGGACTCATATTTGATTTTTGAACAGAACTCAGTACACTTTTATTCCTTCTTCCCAGTCCCCAGTCCCCAATCCCCAGTCCCTTACTTCTACAAGTGATTCAAAAATCAAATCGGATTGCTATATGCTGATTCGATTCTGTTAGCGATAACGGGGCGTTTAGCCCATTCTAACTCCTGACTTCTGAATTCTTTTATTCAAGAATACATCAATTAATTTCAGTTAAATTCCAATTTAAAATTAATCATGGGTAAAACTGCAAATAACGGATTTATTTTGATTGTGGATGATAATCCGACAAATTTATCTGTCCTGTGTGAAGCACTCAATAGTGAAGGATTTCGTTTCCGTGTTGCAGTCGATGGAGAAACTGCGATCGCTCAAGCCGAACGTAATCAACCAGAGTTGATTTTGCTGGATGTACAAATGCCTGGTATTGACGGTTTTGAAACTTGTCGCCGCCTTAAAGCCAATCCTGTTACCCAAAACATTCCGATTATTTTCACCACTGCTTTAGCGGATACGGAAAGCAAAACGAAGGGATTTTCCCTTGGAGCAGTAGATTATATCCCAAAACCGTTTGCACAAGAGGAAGTCATTGCTAGAGTGCGCGTACATTTACAACTCAAACAATTGACTGAATCTTTGGAACAACAAGTTAGCGATCGCACCAAGGCTTTGCAACAAGCCCAAGTCCAACTAGTGCAACAAGAAAAACTATCAACACTCGGAGAGTTAATCGCTGGTATTGGGCATGAAATCAACAATCCCATCAACTTTATTTCCAGCAATATTCCACCCTTGCAAGAATACATTTCAGGAGTAACAAAGTTGCTTTTACTGTATGAACAAGAGTATCCCAACCCAACAGCCAAAATTACTACTGCTATTAAGGACTTGGATCTTAATTTCGTTCTTGAAGATATGGTAAAAATTTTGAACTCTCTCGAAGTAGGAAGCGAACGAATTCAGAACCTTTCTAATTCACTCCGCAACTTCTCTCGCTCGGATAGTGATACCAAAATATCTGCTGATTTACACCAAGGTCTAGATAGTACACTAATGATATTGCAACACCGCCTCAAAGCTAATGGCGAACGTCCCGGCATTGAGGTTATTAAAAATTATGGAGTATTGCCAGAGGTAAACTGCTATATCGGGCAGATGAATCAAGTATTTATGAACATTTTGGCAAATGCAATTGATGCCCTTGATGAAGCTATAATGCTAGGCAAAATGAGCAATCTAATTCCTCAGATTAAAATTGCAACAGAAATAGATTCTGAACAATTGGTTATAATTCGGATTGCTGACAATGGGATTGGTATTCCTGAACGGTTAAAAAAGCGCTTATTTGAGCCGTTGTTTACCACAAAAACTGTTGGTAAAGGTACTGGACTTGGCTTGTCGATCGCATATCAAATAGTTGTAGAGAAACACAAAGGTGTATTAGAAGTAAATTCTCAACCAGGTATGGGAAGCGAGTTTATTATCAAAATTCCCGCATAAGGGCAGGATTTAATTAATTACAAAGCTGCTTTAGCATTTATCATACTGAAGAGGAAGGAAAATCTCAAGACCTAATCCCTAATTTCTATATAGAGTGAACTCAATTTTAGATGCTCAACTGATGAGAGAACGCCTAGAATCCCTGAAAGCTGGAATAATTGGGGGTTTATCTGTGTGTTTTGCTTTTGCTCTTTCTAGTCTGTTGAATACTTTCGTACTGGCAAAGCATTTTCAGACACTCGCATGTCTGCAAAATGATCTTGACTGGCACTTGTGGGTAAGTGGTGCAGTTGCAACTTTTACTGGCTTATTATTTGGTGTCACCTACCGCTATATCATCCGCTCAGATAAAAATCTCCAACTCAAAGCTGGTGGTGTACTAGCCTTTGGCTTGGTACGGGGATTAACTCAGATAGAACTTGGCTGGAATTCCAACAGCACAATTTGGCCTTTTTTGGTGTTGGCGGGAGAAAGTGTGTTGTGGTTTGCATTAGGTGCGATCGCTCTTAATGTCGCTATTCAACTTCGTTGGGTTAAACCTTTTTCATCAATCTAAATTCCCTATCTCCCTAAATAAAAATATAATTTATTACTAATATCTAATATGGAAATTAAAATATCCCACTATTATCTTATCGTCGATCTAGAGGCTACGTGCTGTGATAGTGGGACTATTCCCCGTCATGAAATGGAAATTATCGAAATTGGTGCAGTGATGCTCAATCGAGCAACCTGGGAAATTGATTCTGAGTTTCAGCAATTCATTCAACCTGTAAGACATCCGCAACTGACAGATTTTTGTACCAAATTGACTAGTATTCGGCAGCAAGATGTTGAGGAAGCGCCAAAATTTATAAAGGCAATTTCTCGCTTCAAAGAATGGATTTATTCATTTCCCAATCATATTTTTTGCTCTTGGGGCAATTACGACAAGAAGCAATTTATTCAAGATTGCGCGTTTCATAATTTCCCTTATCCTTTTAGTTCCGAACACATCAATATCAAAGAAGAATTTTCAGAATATCTTAGTGTGTCTAAAAAATTTGGCATGGCACAGGCTCTCAATGAGTTGGGGATAGAATTAAAAGGTATACACCATCGTGGCATTGATGATGCTCGCAACATTGCAGCTATCTACAGACAGATTAAAAGTAAGCTGAATAATGGGTAAATAGTAAAGTACCATCTTCAACTGTTGCGGTGCATTAGGAAGATATAGCGCTTTCGGTACTTATCTCACTTGGTTAGTAATTCAATTTAATCAAGGTACAGCTAGATAAACGTGATGGAAAAAGACAAGCGATCGCTATCCGAACCAAGGCGTTACTAGCCAAGGAACTTACTTAAGATGTAGCTTTTGTTACTTATGCGGTATCAGATTAATAATTATTATATCTAGACAAAAGGATTTTTGGAGGAAGAATTTTTCTTACTGGGCGAGTATTCAGAGCAATTCATCGCTTCTTCAGTGAGAACAATAGAAGGGTTTACCGCACATTTTAAATAATGATTATTAGAATAAAAACTACAGTTTTTACAGGGAAGTTTGTGTAAAGATTTGGTAGGAAACACCATTTTATAATCTAAAAATGCCCGGATTTTTCGCAATATTAGGAAAAAAACCATCCAACTAATTACAAAGCCAACAGGAGATAAAGATATCACTATATCAGTAATAGTTAATTCATGTGTTTGTGCTTTATCTTTTGTTGCTTCACTCACGATTACTTGATGTAAGTTACTATTGGCTGCTACATTGTTCGGCAACATTTGAGAATGATACATATTATTTACCTTTACTATATGTCTTTAGGATTTTGATTTTTGTTAGCCAACTAGTTATTTGGAAACATATACTTATTATTACTGTGTCATCGTAATTATGTTGATAGCACTGTTTATTTAAGAACATTTAGACATTTTTTTAGGAATAAAATTCAGCATAATTCTATAGACAAGACTTGATTTTACGTAAATCATGACAAAATTATAAATCTTCCATATTACAGATGTAAACATCAAAAGATTTTGGAAAATAATGATATTTAGGATTTATGTTTATTGATCTGTTTTTTAATAAACAAATCACTACACATTTTTCAGTAGTTCAAGTTCTAATGTTTATAAGGGTTTAATTATAGGTTTAACAAAATAAAACTTCAGCCATATCTGTCAAGAGTTTTGCTTATATTTTTAAGTTATATACCCAAGGGGAGAAATTAGATTATGAGCTTTTAACTATAGGATTACTATTTGATTTTTGAACGGAATTAGGTATTGTAGAGTGTGTTAGAACGGAGTTCGTAACGCACTATTATCAAGGGTTTGATGCCGTACTCTCTGTGCTAACACATCCTACAGATATTTTCTCCAAATCAAACCGGATTCCTATAGATGCTTTTATGTTATAATAATATATGCAAAAATATTTTTATAAAGTTTCTTAACATCAAAACCATGCGACTTTGTAAGTTATATTTATTACAAAAGTTTTGAATGCAATGATTTTTGCATTGGTAGCTTATTTAGTAGAAGGTTTTCGCTGAAGATGGGGCTTTTGGAGTGCATGTAAATGGCCCCATACATTGGCAGTGATTAATTTTTTTGAGTATTTTTGCTCGAATTACTTGACAAATAAGTCCATGGCTATTTCATTGTCTGTGATCTAGCCCGGTTCAGAATTCATTCTGAGTCTAATAGTGAAAGTTGGTTGTCTAAAGACGATTCTAGCAGACGCTTTGCGAAAGGGTCTACGTTCCTCAACCTAACATACATTAGAGTTATTTTTTAGGCAAAACCTACCCAGTATTGCCAGTTGCGTAAGTCCTGAATACTTTTACGAGCGATCGCCAGGTAAATAGACTTGCACTGTAGGGGCACAATATTCTCATACATGTCAACAAAAGCCTAGAAATACCTTAACTGTTGGCTTCCTCACCCGCCTGAAACATCAGTTCCAGGCGAGACATGACTTTTACCTTAAGTTGACACCAATGAGCATTACTGTACCCTTACAGAAATTAAAGCTGCTGTAAGAATTATGAATTACGGATTTTTAAAGAGCGGTGTTTGTAACCGACTATGCATAGTAGAACAATTAGCAATAAAAGCGCTTTGATCATTGATGGCTCCACTACCTTCTTCACTTCCGTAGGGGTTTTAGGAGTAACATTACACGGAACCTCAATGATCTGTGTGTGATCAGAACCATTACCACTAGGAGTCAGATCGCATTCGCCTGTGTTGGTGAGAGACAAAGGTGGATTTCCTGAAGAAACAGATGAAACAGATGCTTGAGCTGAAGAACTATCGCCATTCAGTAGTAGAAGCAGAATTAAAGCAAGACCCCCAATTCCGAATATTGGCCAAAGTGGAAAGGAATCAGGACTGTCTTGTACCAAAACATCTCCCATAGAGGCAGGGGAAGTATCGAGGTTCATTACTTCTCCATCCAACGGTAGCGAATTATCACTCAGCAATATATCTCCTGGGATATCTTCTCCCAAGAGCTGACTAAATTCCTGTGGAATCGCGTTTATGGGACGTCCGAGTTCCCCACCATTTTCAGAGTATGGAAAGGATAGTACTTCAAAAATCCTCTGTTGGAGTTGGCTTGGATTTCCAGAATTCAACGCATTCAAGCCTGTAGAGATTTTATTGAAATAGAAATTTGTCATCTCTGGCGACAGACCTAAAGACTGAATCTGCTCCTTAATATTGGGAATTTTTGAGGCTTCCTCAAAGAGTAGTCGTCCGTATGACAACTTCAAGTCTAGTAATCCA from Nostoc commune NIES-4072 includes:
- a CDS encoding hybrid sensor histidine kinase/response regulator — encoded protein: MGKTANNGFILIVDDNPTNLSVLCEALNSEGFRFRVAVDGETAIAQAERNQPELILLDVQMPGIDGFETCRRLKANPVTQNIPIIFTTALADTESKTKGFSLGAVDYIPKPFAQEEVIARVRVHLQLKQLTESLEQQVSDRTKALQQAQVQLVQQEKLSTLGELIAGIGHEINNPINFISSNIPPLQEYISGVTKLLLLYEQEYPNPTAKITTAIKDLDLNFVLEDMVKILNSLEVGSERIQNLSNSLRNFSRSDSDTKISADLHQGLDSTLMILQHRLKANGERPGIEVIKNYGVLPEVNCYIGQMNQVFMNILANAIDALDEAIMLGKMSNLIPQIKIATEIDSEQLVIIRIADNGIGIPERLKKRLFEPLFTTKTVGKGTGLGLSIAYQIVVEKHKGVLEVNSQPGMGSEFIIKIPA
- a CDS encoding 3'-5' exonuclease — translated: MEIKISHYYLIVDLEATCCDSGTIPRHEMEIIEIGAVMLNRATWEIDSEFQQFIQPVRHPQLTDFCTKLTSIRQQDVEEAPKFIKAISRFKEWIYSFPNHIFCSWGNYDKKQFIQDCAFHNFPYPFSSEHINIKEEFSEYLSVSKKFGMAQALNELGIELKGIHHRGIDDARNIAAIYRQIKSKLNNG